The Chitinophaga caeni genome segment GGCAGGGTTGAAGTCGTAACGCCAGAATAGCGGGGTGTGTTCCGCGGTTAATACCGGGTTTTCATAACGTGAGAAAATGCCGTTGCCCAGTTTTTCAATTTGATTAGGTGTGTTTATTAATTGCTCATGTGCTTCCTTTAAAGCAGCTAGCCTAGCCTCGAAGTTCATTGTCTTTTGTTTGATTTTATGAATGATGCATCCATGTGGAGGACGGCTACAAATCTATTTCGAATCAGGCTTTGGATAGTAGTACTTATTTATCAATTTAATATGCTTTCTCAACACGAATGATGGTGAATTATCGTTTTTGAAACGTTTTTATTCCATCAAGACTCAATAAAATAGGGATTTTGATAGGAAAATACCCTGCTTCGATATAATGATTTTTTATCAATGAAAAATGTATGTTTTCTTGCCTAGTAACGCCCATTTTGCGGATTAGGATAAGAATATGCTAGAATAACACCAATATCGCTTTTCATACTCGGTTACATTTGTCCTCATAATTCTACGTATAAAAACTGAATGCTGTATGAAAAGATTCATTGCATGCTGTAATACCTTCCTTTTGGTGTTCCTATGCTCATTCGTTGCAGTCGCGCAACAGAAAAAGATATCGGGAAAGGTATTAGACAACCAATCTAATCCGCTTCCCGGTGCCACGATCCTCGTTAAGAATACACAGGTGGCTACCATCAGTGACGAGAATGGTAACTTCTCCCTCAACCTTCCTGCCGGTGGCAAAACCTTGGTGATTACATACATCGGTATGGAAACGCAAGAAGTGGAAGTCGGCGCTAAAACTTCATTTAATATCCAGTTGCAAGCCAAGGCGGGCAGCTTGAATGATGTGGTAGTCGTGGGGTACGGCTCCGTAAAGAAAAGTGATCTTACGGGCGCTGTTGCCACGCTGAAGGGTAGCGAGCTGAATAAAACCCCGGCTGCTTCCGTTGATCAATTACTACAAGGTAAAATTGCCGGTGTGCAAGTTACTACCGGTGGCGGCGCCCCGGGCGCAGGTGCTACCATCCGTATCCGTGGCGCCAGTTCATTAAACGGTTCTAAAGATCCGTTGTTAGTGGTGGACGGCTATCCCTGGGGCGGTGCAGGTAACTTGAAACAGATCAACCCGGACGATATCGAATCTATCGAGGTTTTGAAAGATGCTTCTGCTGCGGCGATTTACGGTTCCCGTGGCGCCAACGGCGTAATCGTAATTACTACCCGGAAAGGAAAGCTCGATCAACACAGGATATTGTTCAGCACCTTGCAAACTAAATCTTTCCTGGCTAATAAACCGGATGTTTGGCGCGATCCAATCGAGGAAGCGACCTATGCAAATGAAGCTGCCATAACAGGTGGCGCCATCGCTACGGATGTACCTTACATCGGTATTTTCAGGCCGGTAGGAAACGGGATGGTATATTTTCCTTCTATCGCGGAATTGAGGGGCTTAGATCCTAATAAGCCGCAGTGGCCTTACGACACGGATTGGGTAGACTTGGTTTACCGCAGCCCGTATTCTCAAAACTATACCCTGACTGCTGATGGCGGTAGTGAGAAAACACGTTATGCCATCTCGGGCAACTATTATAAAGAACAAGGGATGGTCATCAAAAATGACTATGAGAAATATACATCCCGCTTAAACCTAGATCAAAAATTAACCGAAAATATTACCGCTGGCGCTAACGTGATCCTGGCTTATACAAAGGCCAAGGGTCAACAACTTGGCGTGGGCAGGTCCCGTATTTTCCCGGCTTATGATTCTACCGGGAACTTTTTCCGCACCAGTAATACCGATTTTGGTAACCCGATCGCATTAGCCAACCAGTTACTGAATCAAACCAAAACTACCGATGTGTTGGGAAATGTATATGTGAATGCCAAGATTACAGATTGGTTGGAGTTCCGTACGTCTCTAAATTCTAAATTCGGTAACAGCGTACAAGATCAATACGATCCGAAAAATAGTACGCAAAGAGCTTTAGATAATAAAGGTAGTTACGGCTCTATCGCGAACGGAAATTACTTTGATTTATTAACCGAAAACTATTTCACGGCAAATAAGAATTTCGGTGAAGATCATCAACTGACTTTAGTAGCGGGTTATTCATTCCAAAAAACGATCAACCGCTTCAGTACTTTAACCGGTCAAAACTTCGTGAATGATGTATTGACTAATGAGAACTTGTCAACCGCAGGAACGATGTTGATATCGAACGATTTGCAACGGTTCAATTTATCGTCTTGGTACGGTCGTGCGAACTATGTATTCAAAGATCGTTACTTATTAACGGTTACCGGTAGGGCTGATGGTTCCACCAAGTTCGGCGCCAATAACAAATGGGCTTTCTTCCCATCCGCAGCTTTCGCATGGAAAGCCGGGGAGGAACAATTTATTAAGGACATGGGATTGTTTTCCGAGTTGAAATTCCGTGCTAGTTACGGCTTAACGGGAAACCAAGGTATCAGTCCTTATCAAACACTCGATCGCTACGGCTCTTACAAATATTTCACGGGTTCCGTGTTTGAAACAGGTTTCGGCCCCGGGTTGGCAGGCGCCAATGATGAACAAGGTCGCACGATCGTTTCCGGTTTAGGTAATAACAGCCTGAAATGGGAAACCACCCGCTCACTAGATCTCGGTGTTGATGTCGGAT includes the following:
- a CDS encoding SusC/RagA family TonB-linked outer membrane protein; amino-acid sequence: MKRFIACCNTFLLVFLCSFVAVAQQKKISGKVLDNQSNPLPGATILVKNTQVATISDENGNFSLNLPAGGKTLVITYIGMETQEVEVGAKTSFNIQLQAKAGSLNDVVVVGYGSVKKSDLTGAVATLKGSELNKTPAASVDQLLQGKIAGVQVTTGGGAPGAGATIRIRGASSLNGSKDPLLVVDGYPWGGAGNLKQINPDDIESIEVLKDASAAAIYGSRGANGVIVITTRKGKLDQHRILFSTLQTKSFLANKPDVWRDPIEEATYANEAAITGGAIATDVPYIGIFRPVGNGMVYFPSIAELRGLDPNKPQWPYDTDWVDLVYRSPYSQNYTLTADGGSEKTRYAISGNYYKEQGMVIKNDYEKYTSRLNLDQKLTENITAGANVILAYTKAKGQQLGVGRSRIFPAYDSTGNFFRTSNTDFGNPIALANQLLNQTKTTDVLGNVYVNAKITDWLEFRTSLNSKFGNSVQDQYDPKNSTQRALDNKGSYGSIANGNYFDLLTENYFTANKNFGEDHQLTLVAGYSFQKTINRFSTLTGQNFVNDVLTNENLSTAGTMLISNDLQRFNLSSWYGRANYVFKDRYLLTVTGRADGSTKFGANNKWAFFPSAAFAWKAGEEQFIKDMGLFSELKFRASYGLTGNQGISPYQTLDRYGSYKYFTGSVFETGFGPGLAGANDEQGRTIVSGLGNNSLKWETTRSLDLGVDVGFFDQRLTVTADYYVKRTNDLLRLKTIAPSAGYDRQWINDGEIENRGVELGLNASIIEGADFNWSVGGMFTLNRNKVLAMGESDQVLIGSIYESVRQQISTYTVGQPMYVFYGYKSDGIIQTLDEGIAAGLTGVDAQPGEIKYVDISGPDGKPDGQIDSYDRTIIGNPNPDFIYSFNTSLRYKQFDLSMQLYGVQGNDVWDFQKMTPSRQLQRWTPDNPSNEYPRANATRGYRASDFYITDGSFLRLQNLTVGYNLLPGKINKVQSLRVFVSGNNLYTFTKFNKGFDPEVGENGINGGAYPRPRAVSLGVNVIF